In Sphaeramia orbicularis chromosome 9, fSphaOr1.1, whole genome shotgun sequence, the sequence ACGTTACAGGGCCGTTAGTTAATTTAAAGGGAATATCTGCTCATAGAGTGCAATATAGCATTatgtttttagtattttaacATGCAGTCGCCACTGTTGGGAACTCAGGAATATACGCCAAAGGAAAACCAGGAAAGCTGAACGGAGACTAAGTTGCTAGCAAAACATCAACAACGGCACAAACACCGAGGGGCAGGACAgctgtacaggtcagtctgtagCTAAATTAATTATGGTTTAAAGTAAGAAACTTGTCGAGACTTGTTATTCAGTGCAAGGATGAAGTTATTTTGTGCTATAAACAGTAATATGCTACACTGACGATGTAGCTAGCTAGATGAATAATTAActgaaacagtgtaaacataaatGAAGATATTCAGTTCAGCAGCTGCAAGAGCTTCATGTAATCTATAAGTTTATCTCATCTCAACCCAACCACACCGGTCCTCCAGATCCCCTGTCGGTGTCTGGCTGTGTCTCTCCTCAAATCTATTCTTCAATCATCATGCATCGTTCTGTCCCCACAAGCGGTGATTTGGGGTTCCTTCCAGCCATGTATTCATTTTCGGGCCCAACAAATCTGCCAGAGTTTGACCTCGGGCCTCCGAGTACATCTGGACATCTACAGAGAGGACCACACTCTAACAAGTAAGTACTGTTGTTTATTAAGCTacagtttaaagcaggggtgtcaaactcatgttagttcagggaccacatacggcctaatatgatctcaaccgggctggaccagtaaaatattaacataacaacctttgaataatgtcaactccaaacttttctctacgttttagagtaaaaaaaaaaaaaaagtaaaattatattatgaaaatgtttacacctacaaactaacTAACTGAACAGGCGGTTTGGTAGTGTGAGGAGCAGAACAGCCAGATATTATTTTtattgacatatatatatatatatatatatatatatatatatataaacagacttttaaaactgattttttaaattgtacGCACACAGCACTTGTATATAACATAGCACTTTTTACATATTGAGATTGATTAGagaactgtatttatttttcatactttGTTCGAGAGTCGTGCAACAAAATTTCATTGTAGTGCACGGTTATTTTGCATGTGTCCTGAAATGACAATaatgttatctatctatctatctatctatctatctatctatctatctgaaagtgcagttttaacaatattatgtctcagtttgtcatttatacatatgcattaaaaCTTAAAGACTGcagtggatccacaaaggcataaaacatttagtaacaggaataatagtgttcaaattgcaattaattctcttaagacatttcaggctgtccatatttgttcaggttatttactttttttgtgagaggttagtttgtaaatgtgaacattttaatgtaattttacttttttacactacaaaAACGATGAACATTTcaagttgacattattcataggttatagtattttacaggtctggccccCTTGAGATTGATTtgggctatatgtggcccctgaactaaaatgatttcgtCATCctcaactgttaatatcttagtgtaatttatgcatttcataaattcatcccacaagccagattggaccctttggggtggttttggcccatgggtagtatgtttgacacctctggtttaagACTTAAATATGACTCACCTTTGCTGAGgtttaacttcatttttttttgtcccacAGCAGCTGGGAGACACGGTGCCTCAGGAAACACAGACGGAGAGTTGATGATGAGTAAGAGACAGAAATCATAACAAGACCTGCTGGAGCACTTTGAGGTTTCTTTTGGTAAATATCTGATCTGTTTTTTCAGAGGATGCAGTGCCAAAAGGCGGCGGTTAATGGTGGAGACAGAAGTAGACATTTTGAACAACTCTAGCAGGAGCACGTCCACTGAGTGGCCTGCTGCAAACAGCTGCTCTTCTGTGTCTGCACAGCAAGCTAGTCCAACACTTCCACAGCTCTGCCCAGCACCTCAAACCATGACTTTATCACAACCCTCTGCCCTGCCCAGACCTGAGACAGACAGCTCATGCATGGAGATAGAAGCAGCTCAGAGGAAACTTCAAGAGATTGAAGACAGGTATGCTAAAGTGGAAATTAAGCAACATGCAGCAGTTTCTTCAGTAGTTTGTCTTCATGCATTATGGTCTACAAAAAATGTTGTAAGAAAACATTGACTTTGTGTGTCAGTTaacctgaactgaattgaaactttGAAAGTGAAAACTGAAGTATTGATGTAATACAGAATAACgctggaggatgatgatgaggatgaggacctAGATGCAGAGCCAGCCCCAAGACGGCCGGTACTAGTGATTTCTGACAGTTTGAAGGAAGGTCTACAACGTGGCATCAGTGATATCCTCCCTCACACTGTAGCCCAATCTGTGTATGTGCCCTTCACTTTGTATCAAGAATGttgaattcatgtcagaaaaacaaaacaacatgggTCATGTTTCACTGAAAACATTTTATTTGTGCAAAACCTCCGGATATTTTTCCATGATGCTTATGTTTGCCTTTGGGTTTCTTCTTCCTAGGAGCCATTCCTGTATGGAGTTAGTCTTGTGGCGGCCACCAGACGATCCCTTCTGTCGGAGGCTAAAAGGCTCTTTACAGAAACAGCGTAAACAACAGACTGTGTCCCGTCAACCTCCCACTCCATGCCCATCTCCCAGCCCTCACACCTCCCTTAGCCCTTCCAGTCCTCCAGCAGACACACACTCTCCTCTGTACAGCTTCCCTGTTGCCCACAGCTCTGGAGAGGAAGACATGGAAATGTAACAGAATTGAAATGTTCCACCAAAGCAAAAGACTGTGAAAAACCTGTTTGAGTTCGGTCTGTTTGGTATCTTGGCTTCACAGTCATGTAGTTCTGTTCAGGACAGTGAAATTAATCTTTTGTTTAATGAAAACTCTTCTGGTTTCATCGTCTGATACAAATTCCTATCAACCACATCTAAGGACATTTATGGTATATCAGTAACAGTGACCACAAATCTGTCTTTTATGGAAATTAATTTATCTTTAGGACAACAGCCAGGATCTGAAGACTTCTATAGTCAGCCTTACGTCAATAGATTTATATGACTTGAATTGGCCTTTTCCCTAGATAATGCCAtgacatgtaaataatttcacCTGGCCAAAAACTTGCTGatgttttgtaaatattttttgttagACATTGTTGAGTagcatcagatttttttttactgttttattcttCATCTGGCCATATTTAGGAGAACATTACAAAAACTCTCCATGCAGTTGCTCACAGCATGACTCCGCCTGCAGTTGTACTTGTGGTAGAAAGGTTTTCTTCCTTTAGTGCTTATCAAGTATTTCCTCTGTAAGAGCTTTATAAAGACTTGAAGAAGTCAAGGAAATGCAAATTTTTTAGTTGTATTTTCTAATGCACATCTCCAGAATTACAGCCAGCCAGTAAGTGTTAttgcttatttttgttttgaaataaaCTTTACATAATCTGTGGAAACACTCTTCATTGTTTTCACTGGATAACTGTGTCTGAAGTCATTGAACACAGAAGGTTGGTCATATTTGAGTAATTATTGTGCTGTGTTTAAGAGCGCATCTGAGAACTGCTCTATATTGTTGAGTTTCCTGTCATGTAATGTTGGATATTATACAAGGGATTCCCATCTTTATGAGGTCATGACATGCTGTAACTCACATGAATTCCACTGTCAGCTCATCACTTATTCGCACTTCACTGTAAGCTTAAGCCATAAATTTGGCTGCTATCACACAGAGGAATGTGAACGTATTGACGTCATCTTAAGTTTGTCACTGTGACCTTGTTAATTTGCTACCTTAAGCACATGTAACAGTCAATGATTTATTTCTAGATGATCTTCAGACAGATTTCAAGAACATTACATCACTACCATGTGTTCATCCAGAGTAATCTACATATAATATCATATACGACTATCCCGATGAAATGCAGTGAATCCCGGCGCTGTCTGGTGCCTGTAAGGGAAACACTGGTATTAACTGACACAAAGATTACATTTGAAACTAAGCATACATACAATACTTTGacaatattttgtgttcaaactGCTTGTAGTCTTAGGTTTACTtattgctttgttgtttttgcagggttgtaatgaaCATTCATTCATGACATTTATGACTGTTTTCTTCAAGTAAACCATGGGCAcagtattaaaaacacacagaatacatgtattttttttttatttagtgtgacctctgtacCTAATAGCAAAAAGTAgtccaaacaataagaaacatctgacatgtgttgaatgaaacatgGTGTAAAAACCAGAGGATTAGTGCAGGTGATGTCATATTGTCAGTACAAAAGACTTAAGCCACAGACACGTTAAATATAAAaaagaggtcacactaaacacttATGGAAGCATTTTTTGcctgaagtttttgttttttatgttgtgtgtattttccaTCTTTGTTATATCTACAGAAACTGAGAATTGTATGCGTTTGTTTCATAACTTTGCTAAAACATCAAATCTAACCACAACTTCAGACTTTTTCACAGTACTATATAGTTCTTATTCTCTAAGACTAAACAGTGAAACATTGCATTACAGTAGGTGCAGATGTCAATATTGTTTCCTTTATTTCCTACACTCACACTTTAATTTACACTCCAGTTATTAACTCACTCACTGTATTAAGATATGATCCTGATAAATCTGTACTTGAGGGAGTTGGGCTCCAGTGGAAGGTTTGATTTTCTACTCGGAGCTGCTTCACTCTGCTTTGGAGATAACGCAGAAGCTTTAAAGAGGCTGTATCTGATGGGCTGTTGGAGGCAGCAGAGTCCACAGCATGAGGGGATGGAACTCGAACCGAAATCTGAGCTTCCTAATGGGAGGAAGAAACAAGCTTTTGTAAGAATATTCAACAATAAGTGTCAGATGTGTCACAAAACTTTCAGTGTTTGATGATAATGTCACCCAGGTAGGGCAGTAAAACATGTACCTTTGCACTATGTGTCATCCCTTCAGGCCTTTTCAGCTTCTCATCTTGTGTCTTTAACGTCTTTCTGTGAAATAGATTTGATAATTAATACCTCTGGCGCAAGATGCACGTTTAGCTTCATGTCTATAGTTGAAGTCACACCTTTTCATGAGATGCTCTAAACATCTAAAACAGCATATTAGTGAGTGGAGGTGAGATCATGCTCTTTTCAGTACAGACAGCCGGTTAGTACATATGTCGTCTAAGCTGTACAGATAGAAACCAGTTACCTGCCCTTTAACAACTTTGCTTTGCACCTGTGGGATGAATGAAATTAGAGCAAAACTTACAACATGGAAAATGACAACACTTTTTGGttatttattctgttgttatgGATTCTATGAAGTCAGAGTAATTACATTCATTTTGGACCTTCATTATACCGAACAGTACAGTTTATGTTGCACCTtacagttattacctccgccaaggaggttatgtttttgccagggtttgtttgtttgtctgtttgtctgtccgttagtgtgcaacataactcaaaaagttatggacagattttgatgaaattttcagggtttgttggaaatgggataaggaagaaattattaaattttggtggtgatcgggggtgggggggcccatttccaacaaaccctgaaaatttcatcaaaatctgtccataactttttgagttatgttgcacactaacggacagacaagcagacagacaaacaaacaaaccctggcaaaaacataacctccttggcgtgggggggcccacgggggggggggggcactgatcagccttggcggaggtctgcgcactccgagtgcttttctagttttgtattcTTATGTATAATGTAACCTcctgcgaccctagtgaggataaagcaggttcagaagatgaatgaatgaatgaccgaatgaatgaatgtataaagCATTCTATTTTCACTGGGgtcaataaagtacatctatctatctatctatctatctatctatctatctatctatctatctatctatctatctatctatctatctatctatctatctatctatctatctatctatctatctatctatctatctatctatctatctatctatctatctatctatctatctatctatctatctatctatctatctatctatctatctacctgtcCGTCCATCCACCAACGTCACTGCTCCACACTTTGGTTGTGTTTTTCATTGCCTACATTCACTTTATTGtaatattctatgtttatagttacatttttatatattttttatgtacatatatatgtatatgtatttttttactATGTTCCTGTTGCACCGTGGGCCTTAGAGTTTTGCAGTTTCAGTCTTCTGTATGTGctgtacatatggcaaaactgactTTGATTAAATTGATGCAGTTTTCTAGTTGAACCTATTACCTTTCCAACTCAGCCGTCAACTCCTCTTCAAACTTGCATGCCAGACGGGCTGCAGTCTGCTCCTTCCACTCACTCATACTCCTCTGAACCTGCCTGAGCTCCAGGTCTTTGGCCTTCAGCTGCTTGCGGAGAGAAGCCGCCACTTGTTCCGATCCTCCGTCGCATATATGAGCCCACTTCAGACTGCTCAGCTCCTCAATGTGCTCCTGTGGGAATGTGATGGGTCTTAAATGGCCTGTAACTGATGGGTGTATTTGCAAAAAAGCGGACACAGCATCACTCAGTGTCAGTTCATACCTGGATAAGACGCTCCTTGAGTGAATCCAAGGCCTGGTCTCTCTCCATCCTTAGCTGTTGCCTCTGAATGCTCAGTTCTCGTTCCTGTTGGTTTAGTATTTTTTTAATAGATGTGAGATGATCTATTTCCACACACCGTCAGTCTGCTTTACATACTCTGCAGAATACTAAACTATACCTTGTCCTTGCTCAGCTGCTCAGTTGTTTGTTTCTGTGAATTGAGCTCCCGATGCAGACGACAAATGAAGTGCTTCAGTTGTTCTCTTATGGTTCTCAGGGCTGTAAGAGCTTCAGCTACTGTAGAACTGCACCAAAAGGCATCGCATTTAGAAAGTAATAACATGTCTATTACCCAACAGGTGCTCACTTCATTGTAATACCTGGAAAATAGCTGCCCAGTACTTGATTTGTCTCCACCCTGGTCCACTAAGTAATATAGATGTTTGCACTCTGTTTCCAGCTCCTGGATCCAGAGTCTGCGCTGCCGATCCACCTCAGCTGTGGCCTCACTCTGActtctctccttttcttccaACGTTGCTCTGAGTCTGTTACATTCTTTCTCTGCAATCTGAACAGCCTTCTCCAGCCTCCTCACTGTCCTCTGACTCTCCTACAACCACAGGCCACATCATATTAGgggcatatttatttatttcattcataaaataagagaaagacacagaaaaatgAAATCTGTCCACATTATGAataaaaaggagcagaaagaagaacAGTTTTATATTGTCTGCCCCTCTTTAACCTGTGCATTTACAGTATTAATTTCAAAACAGAATTGTGAAATTAACCACTGAATATAATATTTGTTGCTGCAATTCATCTTTTaccaaaacatgaaaaaaatcctattctttatttttttattttctataatCTTCATTGAAGCTGTTAAACActtcacaaagaaaaaaactgaacaaaaagataAACATAGAACATgcaaataatacacaaaaatatagatCATGTTAAACACGCAAACTTACACATGAAAATACCAAGTTTTCACATAagtggatgaaaaaaataaatgtaaagatagacaataaaaagaaaataatataatgaaaatactGTAATTGCTGTATTCTGTTATTGTGTGATGTATTTCCATTGGAGATAATTAAATAATTGTATAATAAATGGTTTCATTAAATACTTTGCAGACTCACATGTCTGCCAACAAAACATCCACCTTCTTCCCTACCTCTTCAGAAAaagttcattgtacattttttcAAAGCGATGAATGTTTATTAGTGTTTATTACTTCTATGTGCTGTGTCTGCAGGTAAGTCTGTGGTTTTCTTGTACCTGTGCCATCTGCCTCTGCGTCCTCTGCAGCTCAGCCTGATGCTCCTCTTTCAGTGTTTTGCAGATTACAGCCAGCAGAGACTCCTGCTCTTTCTGCTGTGCACAGCTTTCAGCCTCCAACTCCTGCACTCTCTTATAAATGAAGAAAGTCAATACAAACACAGAAAATTAATGACCTGTTTAAAGCATTAAAAATATGACACACCATGGTTCTGAGTCCTCTTACTGTTTGCAGATCCACCACTTTACACTGAAGTGCCAGTCCTTTACTTTTCTCTTGCTGTATCTTACTCCGCATGTTTTCCAGActttttctgttctgttcctcCAGTATCCCGCAGTGCACCTGCACAGCTTCCACTTTTTCTgcctccctcttcctcttctccgcCTCTACCGCTTTATGCACCTAAAGAGCAAAAtaattcatcattcagtcatgaaGCAGGTGTTCGCTTAGATCTGCCAGAGGATTACCGGGGTACCTTATCTGACACTTCTCTGCACATCTCCTCCTCACGCTTCATCgcttcctctttcttcttctccagaCACATCCTCAGATTGctggcttcttcttcttttagCTGCCAAATTAGAACAGACAATTCTCGAAAATAAGTTATGTTTCTGAACATCTGTGAGTTGATTATAATGTTACAATACTGGAGTCATCCAATAACATGTAGAAGTTTTGTTGCAAACAGAGAGTTCACATAGAGGTAGAATAACAGTGGATTTAATTTGTTCAGATGGAAACACTGACCTGAATGGAATTTTGTAATGACCCGATGTGTTTTGTGAGAGAAAGAGCCTGTTCTTTCAATGCCTTTGCTTTTTCCTCTTCAGCCTGTTTATTTATCTGAAGACACAATCGTAATCATTATATATAATATCATATTATAATATTTGGATTTATGTTGCAACATTTTCAGAATCAATAATTTAGTGATATCTGTCACCTTTTGGATTTGCATCTCATGGGCCAAAGCCAAATCTTTCTTCTGTTGCTTCAGTGCTGCTTCCTGTAGCACAAAATGAATTCagattaaaacaagtggtgccaggcacaccaaaccccgcccctcacccgtattgtagcttattttggcatcgatccagctgatgtcatcatgtctatgtgtgtgctgatctcagcatatcaattgcctctacatatgtggcaagtttgtagtaaattgaaacaaaattgatgtttttatagacataaaAACTTATAGACATTTCCCCATTACAAGCAAATAgctgaagaaaaaagattttaaaaaatcctacgtagttttaactttgacctacttttccccaaaatgtaaccacatctattctgggtcaatggcaattcagaaacccaatctggtatgaattcaatcaatagttttgctgctacagacattggaaattttgcccattgtaagtaaatgggaaaaaaaagattttaaaaattcataaaaacaatttGCACTTTGActgactgttcccaaaatgtaatcagatctattctgtgttactggcaagctataaacccaatctggtatgaattcaatctatagttttgctgctagagtgtttacaaacaaacaaacaaacaaactaactaactaactaactaactaactaactagaaaagcactcggagagcacagacctctgccaaggcagatcagtggcccccgtgccccccccgatcaccaccaaattgtcagcatttgttccttgtaccagtatcaacatttcctgaaattttcatccaaatccgtccataactttttgagttatcttgcacacagacagacagacgaaccaacgccagcaaaagtGTAACCTAAGGTAACAaacaatcaaaccaaaaacaacaccccttgcctccccttcggcgAGTGGGGTAAAAAGACATTATCTTTAGAAGGATGATGCTTCAAATTCCTCTCTTACGGTCACTTTGGTGGCCTGCTCCTGGGCTTCTTTCAGTGCATTATAGTGTTGAGCTTTAATGCGCTGGAGCTCCCCCTTCAATTCATCTCTGTTGCCTTGTAAAGAACTATGTTGCTCTTGATTCTCCATCAGTTGGAGCTCCTTTTGGGCTAACATCTTCTCTAGACTTCCCACTCTGGTCTTACTTTCTCGCAGTTCATCCTGCAGCTCAATCACTTGATATTCTAGATCCTAAGAGATGGAGAATTGGTGAATCATTTTGTGGGGATTTTCTTTCTTGGTTGAATCAACAGATTATGAAACATTTATCTGATATTTTTCACCTCAAACTGCTGTTTTGTGTACTTCTGTGCCTCCTCCAAGCAGATACACCTGTTCCTGAGTGAACT encodes:
- the ccdc117 gene encoding coiled-coil domain-containing protein 117 isoform X1, producing MHRSVPTSGDLGFLPAMYSFSGPTNLPEFDLGPPSTSGHLQRGPHSNNSWETRCLRKHRRRVDDEGCSAKRRRLMVETEVDILNNSSRSTSTEWPAANSCSSVSAQQASPTLPQLCPAPQTMTLSQPSALPRPETDSSCMEIEAAQRKLQEIEDRITLEDDDEDEDLDAEPAPRRPVLVISDSLKEGLQRGISDILPHTVAQSVSHSCMELVLWRPPDDPFCRRLKGSLQKQRKQQTVSRQPPTPCPSPSPHTSLSPSSPPADTHSPLYSFPVAHSSGEEDMEM
- the ccdc117 gene encoding coiled-coil domain-containing protein 117 isoform X2; the encoded protein is MHRSVPTSGDLGFLPAMYSFSGPTNLPEFDLGPPSTSGHLQRGPHSNNWETRCLRKHRRRVDDEGCSAKRRRLMVETEVDILNNSSRSTSTEWPAANSCSSVSAQQASPTLPQLCPAPQTMTLSQPSALPRPETDSSCMEIEAAQRKLQEIEDRITLEDDDEDEDLDAEPAPRRPVLVISDSLKEGLQRGISDILPHTVAQSVSHSCMELVLWRPPDDPFCRRLKGSLQKQRKQQTVSRQPPTPCPSPSPHTSLSPSSPPADTHSPLYSFPVAHSSGEEDMEM
- the LOC115426199 gene encoding plectin; protein product: MGSVVVVPLLCCCRSSLNLDYFNKLTKAALLLAAAAAAVLVGVHHHNTRTKLCIEGTPHLKNLPLQKDMDDRSHIGAERDREHADERLYTDINDNSANFRLDSPPLKPDHCDLLLDAIDAQLVELQVHSQKSQEGVIDHDCTSTESSTSHQETPAIREDLKQKLSARGTGNKEEMESHREQVMWRLERLLGDACKDGTAAGGTHRLSDSICTEDFVKRFREEMVELPLVEGSEQPDRVKGAERTEISDSDTFQGEQKGQRLPYVGRRGTATTGTEKGLCDSSEAEMSHFREKAGAGERYTPPQKHSDNDNILHSSEGVTEKLQIYTSSPKARCLAGVPMLSFDTVSIDSDLDSISTEQVRQHIHRQPEMWMNFVTTKLMMKQPHRKKVNLNLHQKCQKEEETLCLHRSQLNEVQLSLSELQQKKQHALQELEQLTAETAQMEKEKKSLESVLRERRAEKDSICCELQKLQRQKEPGFYEARSKDVELKNQQQPNVAMSVLEREEIERQLDNAKSELFAEQRRAREKMESMQEKLEESCEELQRAKESESSLRNRCICLEEAQKYTKQQFEDLEYQVIELQDELRESKTRVGSLEKMLAQKELQLMENQEQHSSLQGNRDELKGELQRIKAQHYNALKEAQEQATKVTEAALKQQKKDLALAHEMQIQKINKQAEEEKAKALKEQALSLTKHIGSLQNSIQLKEEEASNLRMCLEKKKEEAMKREEEMCREVSDKVHKAVEAEKRKREAEKVEAVQVHCGILEEQNRKSLENMRSKIQQEKSKGLALQCKVVDLQTRVQELEAESCAQQKEQESLLAVICKTLKEEHQAELQRTQRQMAQESQRTVRRLEKAVQIAEKECNRLRATLEEKERSQSEATAEVDRQRRLWIQELETECKHLYYLVDQGGDKSSTGQLFSSSTVAEALTALRTIREQLKHFICRLHRELNSQKQTTEQLSKDKERELSIQRQQLRMERDQALDSLKERLIQEHIEELSSLKWAHICDGGSEQVAASLRKQLKAKDLELRQVQRSMSEWKEQTAARLACKFEEELTAELERKTLKTQDEKLKRPEGMTHSAKEAQISVRVPSPHAVDSAASNSPSDTASLKLLRYLQSRVKQLRVENQTFHWSPTPSSTDLSGSYLNTAPDSAGIHCISSG